The Mercurialis annua linkage group LG2, ddMerAnnu1.2, whole genome shotgun sequence genome contains a region encoding:
- the LOC126668585 gene encoding uncharacterized protein LOC126668585, translating to MGGPVDDAFDPDLDDYIVDPDYDVWDDNDDLQHVLSEESFNYDPKTKHEKYCSFVACSCPVRDCNVKGSSKMIYGHCKEMHKHSFIPFHFGRRFGVSLNLDDRGLLLQEDTSYTVFVVNNTTFHSSTKNFQDANNFYSSLTELLLDSSDRDFFPDGLVKMEFCKLRIYKLVFL from the exons ATGGGGGGGCCTGTGGATGATGCATTTGACCCCGATCTTGATGATTACATAGTTGACCCCGATTACGATGTATGGGATGATAACGACGACTTGCAGCACGTGCTCTCTGAAG AAAGCTTCAATTATGACCCAAAGACAAAGCACGAGAAGTATTGTTCCTTCGTAGCGTGTTCATGCCCGGTTCGAGACTGCAATGTCAAAGGGTCGTCCAAAATGATTTATGGTCACTGCAAAGAGATGCATAAACATTCTTTTATACCATTTCATTTTGGACGTAGATTCGGTGTTTCTCTGAACTTGGATGATAGGGGCTTACTTCTCCAAGAGGACACATCATATACTGTGTTTGTTGTGAACAACACAAC GTTTCATTCTTCTACGAAGAATTTTCAAGACGCCAACAATTTCTACAGTTCGTTGACAGAGTTACTTCTTGATAGTAGTGATCGTGATTTTTTTCCTGACGGGTTGGTAAAGATGGAGTTTTGT AAACTGAGAATATATAAGTTAGTTTTTCTGTAG